The following are from one region of the Hydrogenophaga sp. BPS33 genome:
- a CDS encoding DUF4236 domain-containing protein: MGLTFAKSVRFGAVRFNFSGSGIGMSVGVPGLRVGTGPRGAYISGGAGGFRYRSSLSGRTTRRQALAATTQPLESSATQAPQPNVVATTEHDTTCVLQLTDSNSDGLLLSINEQRKKSSTWPVAVAIAVVVYFWFSSLIGAESGVWRILLAVVLMSVVAWLYWRDSMQKLTVLFFDPDSAAKADFEAICDAARSAGSSKMVKAISSTSRYADFKYSAGASQGLKFSGATLKLGQVPGVKANIDVPILQAGRTTLAFYPDRILAFQGKAVGAILYERLQAVAQRTQFVETGSVPSDATVVGRTWKYVNKSGGPDRRFKDNREYPLCAYHQLNMATSEGLDIRLMISKDGGFDSLAGAVRVMSAANRGTVRA; this comes from the coding sequence ATGGGACTTACGTTTGCCAAGAGCGTTCGCTTCGGCGCGGTGCGCTTCAATTTCTCCGGCTCAGGGATCGGCATGTCCGTGGGCGTGCCAGGTCTGCGCGTCGGTACGGGGCCGCGTGGCGCTTACATAAGCGGCGGAGCAGGCGGCTTTAGATATCGCAGTAGCCTGAGTGGCAGGACGACTCGGCGACAGGCGCTCGCGGCCACAACGCAGCCACTTGAGTCCAGCGCAACGCAAGCACCACAACCAAACGTCGTCGCTACGACAGAACACGACACCACATGCGTTTTGCAGCTGACCGATTCAAATAGCGACGGCCTGCTACTGAGCATTAACGAGCAGCGCAAGAAGTCATCTACCTGGCCTGTCGCTGTTGCCATCGCAGTCGTGGTGTATTTCTGGTTCTCATCGCTCATAGGAGCGGAATCCGGGGTGTGGCGAATTTTGCTCGCAGTTGTCCTCATGTCCGTTGTCGCGTGGCTGTATTGGCGAGACTCGATGCAGAAGCTCACAGTTCTGTTCTTCGATCCCGATTCCGCTGCCAAGGCTGACTTTGAAGCTATCTGCGATGCCGCGAGATCTGCCGGCTCTTCAAAGATGGTCAAGGCCATCTCGAGCACGTCTCGTTATGCAGACTTCAAGTATTCCGCTGGTGCAAGCCAGGGACTGAAGTTCTCAGGGGCTACATTGAAGTTGGGTCAGGTGCCCGGTGTGAAGGCGAACATTGATGTCCCCATCTTGCAAGCCGGGCGAACGACACTCGCGTTCTACCCAGACAGAATCCTTGCCTTTCAGGGGAAGGCGGTTGGCGCTATCTTGTATGAGAGACTTCAAGCCGTCGCACAGAGGACACAGTTTGTGGAGACTGGCTCTGTTCCAAGTGATGCGACGGTGGTGGGAAGAACATGGAAGTACGTCAACAAGTCCGGGGGACCCGACCGGCGCTTCAAAGACAACCGCGAGTATCCGCTCTGCGCATACCACCAATTGAACATGGCAACCTCTGAGGGCCTTGATATCCGGCTCATGATTTCAAAGGACGGAGGGTTCGACTCCCTTGCCGGTGCGGTCAGGGTCATGTCGGCAGCGAATCGAGGCACGGTCCGCGCGTAA
- a CDS encoding helix-turn-helix domain-containing protein has translation MAMKPLRPKKQFRWSIAMRDEPDAPAKSELFLKSSNQFRRALRRMINQSGTAPNGEVKSVSRQALSASAGIAASTLNKLLVSDEKAKEEPPNPTLEVICKLAAALNVSPGLLLLTEDDWKKLGSSVATYMALERADNFREFVSDTVLSNEYSGVASDVARDAQQIAQMCGFGSRATEAARTNIAATSQVLSFRGLNPEHRPLLMVICAIFALSATPPRTSPESNPS, from the coding sequence ATGGCGATGAAGCCATTGCGGCCAAAGAAGCAGTTTCGATGGTCTATCGCCATGCGTGATGAGCCAGATGCGCCCGCTAAAAGTGAGTTGTTCCTCAAAAGCTCGAATCAGTTTCGCCGAGCTTTGCGAAGGATGATCAACCAATCTGGCACCGCCCCCAATGGTGAGGTCAAGTCGGTTTCACGGCAGGCTTTGAGCGCAAGTGCTGGCATCGCCGCCTCCACCTTGAACAAATTGCTCGTCAGCGACGAAAAAGCTAAAGAGGAGCCTCCCAATCCTACGCTTGAGGTGATATGCAAATTGGCAGCCGCGTTGAATGTGTCTCCTGGCCTGCTGCTGCTGACCGAAGACGACTGGAAAAAGCTGGGCTCGTCCGTCGCCACCTACATGGCCCTGGAGAGAGCAGATAACTTCCGTGAGTTTGTATCCGACACCGTGCTAAGCAATGAATACAGCGGTGTCGCCTCGGATGTTGCTCGGGACGCCCAGCAGATTGCCCAGATGTGTGGGTTTGGGTCTCGTGCGACAGAAGCAGCCAGAACCAACATCGCAGCCACCAGCCAAGTCCTTTCTTTTCGCGGGCTCAATCCCGAACATCGCCCTTTGTTGATGGTGATTTGCGCCATTTTTGCTCTGTCTGCAACTCCGCCTCGCACTTCACCAGAATCCAACCCAAGCTGA
- a CDS encoding 4Fe-4S cluster-binding domain-containing protein: MKVALSRVHFPVTTLGPGRRVGIWFQGCSVRCPGCISMDTWHPRQADVEVSMLLESIRGWLAESDGVTISGGEPFDQPDALMAVVEGVRHLTHGSVFVYSGHSYSSICSHPAVAEGLIDALMSEPFMLDERQTLLLRGSDNQRLHLLTEKGKAEFSCFERDDSGDTKNLDFMVDNDGAVWLAGIPQRGDMRKLQALLASQGHVISVTEGRQ; this comes from the coding sequence ATGAAAGTCGCATTGTCCCGGGTGCACTTCCCGGTGACCACTCTGGGGCCTGGGCGACGTGTAGGAATCTGGTTCCAGGGGTGCTCAGTGCGCTGTCCAGGCTGCATATCCATGGACACTTGGCACCCACGGCAAGCGGATGTGGAGGTATCAATGCTGCTGGAGTCCATTCGAGGGTGGCTCGCCGAGAGCGACGGCGTGACCATTTCTGGTGGAGAGCCATTTGACCAGCCCGACGCGCTTATGGCGGTAGTGGAGGGGGTGCGGCATCTCACACATGGTTCAGTATTCGTCTACAGCGGACATTCTTATAGTTCGATCTGCTCCCATCCAGCAGTGGCAGAGGGGCTCATAGACGCGCTCATGTCCGAGCCGTTCATGCTTGACGAAAGACAGACGCTATTGCTTCGAGGCAGCGACAACCAACGGTTGCACCTGCTGACTGAGAAAGGCAAGGCTGAGTTTTCTTGCTTCGAACGAGACGACAGTGGCGATACAAAGAATCTCGATTTCATGGTGGACAACGATGGCGCCGTCTGGTTAGCCGGCATCCCGCAGAGGGGAGATATGAGAAAGCTTCAGGCGCTCCTTGCCAGCCAAGGACATGTCATTTCGGTTACTGAGGGGCGTCAATGA
- a CDS encoding ubiquinol-cytochrome C chaperone family protein, translated as MSKYSPLLNNPGSLHTLLSVADSEDLALLADYISDNGSGRLSLSNDACKRLTACSNHKLFTPGDRSLVANEILLFGGNSIANVYRGFFKKSADNAGATATIDYAELVSDVAKKVDASFGEGASVPEIEDAILLRIFKQAFDKMPEAERKKVLEELGVTSFGALRGVGAGAVVSAALSMASLNVASSVASAVSAQVLGRAAMTSASLVGSRGLAAIAGPVGIAVATLWTLADLSSPAYRVTLPCVVQVAYMRKRYLAELYANKCPHCSHDNHAAAKFCGECGKALEAS; from the coding sequence ATGTCCAAATACAGCCCTCTGCTCAACAATCCCGGTAGCTTGCACACACTGCTGTCCGTGGCGGACTCGGAAGATCTCGCTCTGCTGGCCGACTACATCTCTGACAACGGGTCGGGCCGGTTGTCGCTGAGCAACGATGCTTGTAAACGGTTGACCGCATGCAGTAACCACAAACTTTTCACGCCAGGCGACCGCTCGCTCGTAGCCAATGAAATTCTCCTGTTTGGTGGAAACTCCATCGCCAATGTCTATCGTGGATTCTTCAAGAAAAGTGCTGACAACGCGGGCGCGACGGCAACGATTGACTATGCCGAGTTGGTGAGCGATGTAGCGAAGAAGGTGGATGCTTCCTTCGGGGAGGGCGCGTCCGTGCCTGAAATCGAAGACGCCATACTGTTGCGAATTTTCAAGCAGGCGTTCGACAAGATGCCGGAAGCTGAGCGAAAAAAGGTACTAGAGGAGCTGGGCGTGACAAGCTTTGGAGCGCTTCGCGGTGTGGGCGCAGGCGCAGTGGTCAGCGCAGCGCTGTCCATGGCTAGCTTGAATGTCGCCTCCTCCGTCGCTTCCGCTGTTTCGGCCCAAGTCTTGGGCCGGGCAGCCATGACCTCTGCATCGTTGGTGGGCTCGCGAGGCCTGGCGGCGATCGCCGGGCCTGTTGGCATCGCTGTCGCCACACTCTGGACACTGGCCGATCTTTCGAGCCCGGCTTATCGCGTGACGCTGCCTTGCGTGGTGCAAGTGGCCTACATGCGCAAGAGGTATCTGGCAGAGCTTTACGCAAACAAGTGCCCTCACTGCTCTCACGACAACCATGCTGCCGCCAAGTTTTGCGGCGAGTGCGGCAAGGCTCTGGAAGCTTCCTGA
- a CDS encoding AAA family ATPase, with amino-acid sequence MSAGFEVPRWQRDLERFLPLKSQFVLSGNVRDFQAVQITEGIVTTQPLAETLALTLRQAGYAETLHYAPLTGFSRLQAPGFPAGEAGSDLGTLMEGGAGAEGLSSCLHRLIERQGAPVALVIDFAARLLTRPTDLSAQEHQLFTRALMLSHQARARPVGEARKPFFNTVVWVVDKEGDLPDWFLVGNPRVRHIPVPRPDNRVRRALAPALLRPLAAKATPEVVQKALNEFVDGTEGMLLIDLNSIAVLSRVEAVPLDRIGDAVRRYKVGVTEDPWQGIDREKIKNADAFIRQRVKGQPDAVVHMLDMVKRAMTGVGGGRRGGRPRGVAFLAGPTGVGKTELAKTVTSLLFGDESAYIRFDMSEFSAEHADQRLIGAPPGYIGYDAGGELTNAIREKPFSVVLFDEIEKAHPRVLDKFLQILDDGVLTSGRGDRVYFSEALIVFTSNLGIYKLGEHGERVLNVSPDEPYAAVKHKVEHEIDRHFKYVLNRPEILNRMGENVIVFDFIREDVAGQIFDQMVSSTLSDLSAQQLTVTVLPDALGSLRVLCLQDLSNGGRGIRNHVEAHLLNPLARELFDTDARAGEQFEVVELSAGALSLRRVQT; translated from the coding sequence ATGTCAGCAGGTTTTGAGGTGCCCAGGTGGCAGCGAGACTTGGAGCGCTTTCTGCCACTTAAGAGCCAGTTCGTGCTCTCCGGAAACGTGCGCGATTTTCAGGCTGTCCAGATTACTGAGGGCATCGTCACCACTCAGCCCCTCGCAGAAACCCTGGCATTGACTTTGAGACAGGCGGGCTATGCGGAGACGCTGCACTACGCCCCGTTGACAGGATTCAGTCGACTGCAAGCTCCCGGGTTTCCTGCTGGAGAAGCAGGTTCTGACCTTGGGACTTTGATGGAAGGTGGAGCAGGAGCCGAAGGTCTCTCGTCATGCTTGCATAGACTGATTGAACGCCAAGGCGCACCAGTTGCCCTCGTCATTGACTTTGCGGCCCGCCTTCTCACTCGTCCGACAGATCTCAGTGCGCAGGAGCACCAGCTCTTTACCAGGGCGTTGATGTTGTCTCACCAAGCTAGAGCTCGACCCGTCGGTGAAGCACGTAAGCCTTTCTTCAACACAGTGGTGTGGGTTGTTGACAAGGAGGGAGACCTTCCCGATTGGTTCTTGGTTGGGAATCCACGGGTGCGCCACATTCCGGTGCCCCGTCCTGATAACCGGGTGCGTAGGGCTCTTGCTCCGGCTTTGCTTCGGCCGTTGGCCGCAAAGGCTACCCCCGAAGTTGTGCAAAAGGCTCTGAACGAGTTCGTCGACGGCACCGAAGGCATGCTGCTCATTGACCTCAACTCCATCGCAGTTCTTTCACGGGTCGAAGCCGTGCCTCTGGACCGCATCGGTGACGCAGTAAGGAGATACAAGGTCGGCGTCACCGAGGATCCCTGGCAGGGCATCGACAGGGAGAAAATCAAGAACGCTGATGCGTTCATTCGGCAGCGCGTCAAAGGGCAGCCAGATGCCGTCGTGCATATGCTCGATATGGTTAAGCGCGCTATGACTGGCGTTGGAGGGGGACGCAGGGGCGGCCGTCCACGAGGTGTGGCGTTCCTGGCGGGACCAACCGGGGTTGGAAAAACGGAGCTTGCCAAGACCGTTACCAGTCTTCTGTTCGGCGACGAAAGTGCATACATCCGCTTCGACATGTCCGAGTTCAGCGCGGAGCACGCAGACCAGCGCCTTATTGGAGCGCCACCCGGCTACATCGGCTACGACGCGGGCGGCGAGCTTACCAACGCGATACGGGAGAAGCCCTTCAGTGTGGTCCTCTTCGACGAGATCGAGAAGGCACACCCAAGGGTGCTGGATAAGTTTCTTCAGATTCTTGATGACGGCGTCCTCACTTCGGGCCGAGGCGACCGTGTCTACTTCTCAGAAGCGCTCATTGTCTTCACCTCGAATCTTGGCATTTACAAGCTGGGCGAGCACGGCGAGAGAGTGCTCAACGTGTCACCAGATGAGCCCTACGCTGCGGTCAAGCACAAGGTCGAGCACGAGATTGACCGTCACTTCAAGTACGTGCTGAATCGCCCCGAGATTCTGAACCGCATGGGTGAAAACGTCATCGTATTTGACTTCATTCGTGAAGACGTGGCAGGTCAAATCTTCGATCAAATGGTCAGCAGCACCCTTTCGGACCTTTCCGCGCAGCAACTGACAGTGACAGTACTTCCAGATGCTCTGGGAAGTCTTCGGGTACTGTGCCTTCAGGATCTCTCGAACGGCGGACGGGGCATCCGCAATCACGTCGAGGCCCATCTGCTCAACCCGTTGGCTCGTGAGCTCTTTGATACGGACGCCCGGGCCGGCGAGCAGTTTGAAGTGGTTGAGCTAAGCGCTGGCGCGCTGAGTCTCAGGCGCGTGCAGACATGA